The Mustelus asterias unplaced genomic scaffold, sMusAst1.hap1.1 HAP1_SCAFFOLD_3872, whole genome shotgun sequence sequence aatgcattttggaaggtctaatacagataggaaatatacagtaaatggcagaacccttaggagtattgataggcagagggatctgggtgtacaggtacacagctcactgaaagtggcaacgcaggtggagaaggtagtcaagaaggcatacggcatgcttgccttcatcagccggggcattgactttaaaaattggcaagtcatgttgcagctttatagaaccttagttaggccgcacttggtgttcaattctggtcaccactctaccagaaggatgtggaggctttggagagggtacagaaaagatttaccaggatgttgcctggtatggagggcattagctatgaggagaggttggagaaacttggtttgttctcactggagcgacggaggttgaggggagacctgatagaagtctacaagattatgaggggcatggacagagtggatagtcagaagctttttcccagggtggaagagtcaattactagggggcacaggtttaaggtgcgaggggcaaggtttaaaggagatgtacgaggcagattttttacacagagggcggtgggtgcctggaactcgctgccgggggagggagtggaagcagatacgatagtgagttttaaggggcgtcttgacaaatacatgaataggatgggaatagagggatacggtccccggaagggttgggggttttagttcagtcggggcagcatggtcggtgcaggcttggaggggccgaagggactgttcctgtgctggaattttccttgttctttgttcttcgttcttgtttcctccaactctgttttaaatttgcaaccccttatcctaagactatgaccgtccaagaatgtcccacaagaggaagcatccactccacgtctactttatccagaccttttaccacggccaatccacccaacctgcacatctttggacactaaggggcaatatagcatggccaatccaccctaacctgcacatctttggacactaaggggcaatatagcatggccaatccacctaacctgcacatctttggacactaagggacaatttagcatggccaatccaccctaacctgcacatctttggacactaaggggcaatatagcatggccaatccacctaacctgcacatctttggacactaaggacaatttagcatggccaatccccctaacctacacatctttggacactaagggacaatttagcatggccaatccacctaacctacacatctttggacactaagggacaatttagcatggccaatccacctaacctacacatctttggacactaagggacaatttagcatggccaatccccctaacctacacatctttggacactaagggacaatttagcatggccaatccaccctaacctgcacatctttggacactaagggacaatttagcatagccaatccacctaacctgcaaatatgTGGATAGCAGAAAGCGATGGGGAAACGAGGGGGCTCCCTgagctccaccccacccccccccccctcccccagtcccccACTCCAAAAAAAAGGCATGTGACTCGGGACGGCTCCCATCCCTTTGCGGATGATGCGCTCCTCCATCGGAATGCGTGTGGTTCCTTGCCGAGATTCTCTCCCGGGAATATAAATTGTCTCGAGAGTCTGGAGTTGAATATTGCCGCGTTTTTGTTCTGGTGGGCAGGCGAGGCAGGTGCGTTCCCTCTTCCCGCTCGGACGGGATATGGACCTCTCTGCATGTATTGGGGTTCGACTTAATTTACCCTCTGACCCCGCCCTCCGGTGGCCATTTTGTTTGGAAGTTTCTGGAGCATTTCCTGCCGCCCGCGTCCCGATTTGAACCGTGCGCCTtgtctcccttcctcccccccctccccaccgcaggGACGGACGAGGAGCGGATCGCTGTGGAGACGGCCTGTCGCCACGGGAGCAGGCCGGACACCTACGCCGACCAGTGGACGGCCAGCGACGTGGAGGTCAAGGTTCACACGGACGATGGCATCATCATGGGCAGTGACTTTGCCGTGACCATCAGCGTGGCGAACACGGGCTCCGAGTGCCGCTCCCTCACCCTCTACACCCAGGCCGTTGTTATGTACTACACTGGCGTCGCCAAGGGAACCTTCAAGAAGGACAAACGTGACGTGCTCTTGGAGCCCCGTGAAGGTGAGTCAACTTTGACCTTTCACCCTGTGCGCGTTGGCTGGGGCAggggcggtgggtgagggggggtgtgggggggggggggagggccgttTGGACCTAATGGGGTCAGGGGTCAAGTAACCATCCTGCTTTGCCCAGAATTTTCCACAACTTGCTGGCTCTCTCCGCTGGGAGGGACGTGGGGGTCAGAGTTCAGGGTTCAGACTGTCCGATCTTGTCCCAGTGTGTTCTTGACCCCCGCTCTCGCCAGTAAGGAGGTTCGAGGGGGGGTCAGAGGTCAGAGTGTCTGATTTTGTCTGAAGCTTTGCCCTCACCAGCAAGGGGGGGGTAagtggggtcaggggtcaggagGCCTGATCATGTTTGGACATATTTCtgcccctctccatctctctctctctctctctctttctttctccctccaaGGGCAGTTCAGGGGTCAAGGTTCAGGCTGTCTGACCCAGCCCTGGTGGCTCCTCACACCCTGGGCGCCCCctacccctccgccccccccccggtgAGGTCAGGGTTCGTGTCTAGATATGTCTCTCACACCTTCAGTGCAGTCAGGGTTCGTGCACAGACTCAATTTccactctcgctctccctctctctccctctctctccctctctctccctctctctccctctctctccctctctctccctctctccctctctccctctcactctctcactcactccctctccctcgctccctcgctccctccctctctcactctctctctctcccctccctccctccctctctctccctctctccctccctctccctctctccctccctctccctctctccctccctctctccctctccctctctctccctctctccctctctccctctccccctctccccctctctccctctctctccccctctcccttctctcctttctctccctccctccccctctcccctctctccctctctccctctctctccccctctctctcccactctcccttctctcctttctctccctccctccccctctctccctctctccctctccctctccctctccctcccctccctccctccctccctccctctccctcttcctctctcccccctccctccctccctccctctctctccctccctccctccctccctctctccctccctctctccctcccctctctccctctctccctctctccctccccctcttcctccctccctctctcccctccgtccctctctctcctccctccctctctccctccctctctccctccctctccctccctctccttctccctctcctccctccctctctccctctctccctccctctctccctccctctctccctccctccctctctccctctctccctccctctctccctccctccctccctccctctccctctccctctctctccctctctccctctctccctccctctccctcttcctctctccctctctccccctccctccctctctctctccctccctccctccctctctccctccctccctctcttcccccctccctctccttctccctctccctccctccctctctccctccctccctccctctctccctctctccctctccctccctctctccctctctccctctctccctccctccctccctctctccctctctccctctctctccctccctccctccctctctccctctctccctctctcactcttcctctctccctctcactccctctctcactcttcctctctccctctctccctccctccctcctctccctccctctccctccctctccctccctctccctccctccctctccctccctctctctccctccctctctctccctccctctctctccctccctctctccccctccctctctccccctccctctctccccctccctctctccctccctctctccctctctccctctctctccctctctctcccactctctccccctctccccctctctccctctctccctctctccctccctctcccccctctctctccctccctctctcctctccccaggctctctccccctctcccccctctctccctctctccctctctcccctctctccctccctctcccccctctctccctctctctctctccctctctctccctcctctccctctccccccctccccctctccccctctcccctctctctctctcccctctccctccctctccctctctccctctctccctccctctccctctccctctctctccctccctccctccctccctctctccctccctctccctctctcctccctcccctctccctcctctccctctctccctctctccctctctcaccctccctccctctccctctccctcgctctccctctctccctctctcaccctctcaccctctcaccctctctccctctctccctctctccctctctccctcccaccctctccctctctctccctctctcactctcactctcactcactctcactctcactctcactcccactccctctctcactctccctctctccctctctccctctccctcccctctctccctcccctccctctctccctctccctccctctctccctctctctctccctctctctccctctctctccccctctctctccctctctctccccctctctctccctctctctccccctctccccctctctcccctctctccctctctccctccctctcccctctctctcccctctctctctctctctctccccctccctccctctctctccccctccctccctctctctctccccctccctccctctctctctccccctctccctctctctccctctctccctccctctccctctccctctcgctccctcgctccctctctctccctccctctccctccctctccctccctctccctccctctccctccctccctctccctctccctccctctccctccctctccctccctctccctccctctccctccctctccctccctctccctctctctctctctctctctctctctctctctccctccctctctctctccctccctccctctctctccctccctccctctccctctctctccctccctccctccctctctctctctccccctccctccctccctctctccctccctctctccctctccctctctccctcgctccctctcgctccctctcgctccctctcgctccctctcgctccctctcgctccctctcgctccctctcgctccctctcgctccctctcgctccctctcgctccctctcgctccctctctcttcctctctccctctccctccctccctccctctccctctctcactcactctctctctctccctctctccctctctctccccctctctctccctctctccctccctctccctctctcactctctctctctctctcacagtgaagGAGGTACGGTTGGTGTTTCGCGATGCTGATTATCTGGAGTACCTGGTGGATCAGGCTGCGATGATGTTCAGTGTGTCCGGACGGGTGAGGGAGACGGGACAGGCCATTGTCAATCAGCACACGTTCCGACTCCGGACCCCGGATCTGCGGATCACGGTGAGTGAGTTCCCGACCGCCCAGCGGGATGGCTGGGAGAGGCAGCGGGAGGTTAATAACAACCCATTCCTCGATACTCATCACTGcttacactttctctctctccccatctctctcaaactctctctatctacccatctctctcacactccctctatctctccccatcactctcacactccctctatctctctccccatcactctcacactccctctatctctctacccatcactctcacactccctctatctctctctacccatcactctcacactccctctatctctctctacccatcactctcacactccctctatctctctctacccatcactctcgcactccctctatctctctctacccatctctctcacactccctctatctctctctccccatcactctcacactccctctatctctctcttcctgtctctctcacactctctctctccccgtctctgtcacactctctctatctctctcgccccatctctctcacactctctccatctctctcacactccctctatctctctctccccatctctctctctctccacctctctctccccatcactctaacactccctctatctctctcttcccatcactctcacactccctctatctcactctccccatctctctcacactccctctatctctctctacccatcactcacacactcactcaatctctctcttcccatcactctcacactccctctatccctctttccccatcactctcacactctctctatctctctctccccatctctctctacccatcactctcacactccctcaatccctctttccccatcactctcacactctctctatctctctctccccatctctctctacccatcactctcacactccctcaatctctctcttcccgtctctctcacgctctATCTTTCTCAGcccatctctctcacactgtctctatctctctctccctggtgtctcacactctctctctgtctcaccctctctctgtctctctctgtctctctctccctgtctctctctctccctctgtctctctctctccctctgtctctcactctccctctgtctctcactctccctctgtctctcactctccctctgtctctcactctccctctgtctctcactctccctctgtctctcactctccctctgtctctcactctccctctgtctctcactctccctctgtctctgtgtttcactctctctgcgtctgcagaagggtatagatagtctaagtgagtgggcgagggtctggcagatggagtacaatgttggtaaatgtgaggtaatccattttggtcggaataacagcaaaatggactattatttaaatggtaaaaaattgcagcatgctgctgtgcagagggacctgggtgtccttgtgcaggaatctcaaggagttggtttgcaggcgcagcagggaatgaaggcagcaaatggaattttgtccttcattgcgagagggatggagtttaaaaacagcgaggttatgttgcagctgtataaggtgctggtgaggccacacctggagttactgtgtacagttttggtctccttacttgagaaaggatatactggcactggagggggtgcagaggagattcactcggttgattccggagttgagagcgttggcttatgaggagagactgagtagactgggactatactcattggaattcagaagaatgaggagagatcttatagaaacatataagattctgaagggaatagataagatagaagcagggaagttgtttccactggcaggtgaaactagaactaggggacatggcctcaaaataagggggagcagatttaggactgagttgaggaggaacttcttcacacaaagggttgtgaatctgtgggattccctgcccagttgaggctccctcattgaatgtttttaaggcaaggatggatagatttttgaacagtaaaggaattaagggttatggtgagcgggcgggtaagtggagctgagtccatgaaaagatcagcccagtctgcaggtacaacaggtgatcaagaaggcaaatgggatgttggcctatatcgcgagggggatggaatataaaagcagggatgtcttgatgcacctgtacagggcattggtgaggccgcagctggaatactgtgtgcagtgttggtccccttatatgaggaaggatatattggcattggagggagtgcagagaaggttcaccaggttgatgccggagatgaggggtttggattatgaggagaggctgaggagattgggtttgtactcgttggagtttagaaggatgaggggggatcttatggagacttataagataatgcgggggctggatagggtggaggcggagagattctttccacttagtaaggaagttaaaactagaggacacagcctcaaaataaaggggggtcggtttaagacagagttgaggaggaacttcttctcccagagggtggtgaatctctggaattctctgcccactgaggtggtggaggctacctcgctgaatatgtttaaagcgcggatggatggattcctgatcggtaagggaattaagggttatggggatcaggcgggtaagtggaactgatccacgtcagatcagccatgatcttattgaatggcggggcaggctcgaggggccagatggccgcctcccgctcctagttcttatagaaatatagaagataggagcaggaggaggccattcggaccttcgagcctgctcccccattcatcaccatcatagctgatcatccaactcaatcgcctaatcctgctttccccccataacctttgaccccgttcgccccccagtgccctatccagccgcctcttgaatacattcaatgttttggcatcaactacttcctgtgggaatgaattccacagactcaccgctctctgggtgaagaaatgtctcctcatctccgtcctaaatggtctacccccaatcctcagactgtgagcccctggttctggactccccccaccatcgggaacatcctccctgcatctaccctgtccagtcccgtcaccaaaccccgcccccaatcccaaaccccgcccccaatccccgcccccaatccccaaaccccgcccccaatcccctggttctggactccccccaccatcgggaacatcctccctgcatctaccctgtctcgtcccgttaccaaaccccgcccccaatccccaaaccccacccccaatccccaaaccccgcccccaatccccaaaccccacccccaatccccaaaccccgcccccaatccccaaaccccacccccaatccccaaaccccacctccaatcccctggttctggactccccccaccatcgggaacatcctccctgcatctaccctgtctcgtcccgttaccaaaccccgcccccaatccccaaaccccgcccccaatccccaaaccccgcccccaatccccaaaccccgcccccaatccccaaaccccgcccccaatccccaaaccccgcccccaatccccaaaccccgcccccaatccccaaaccccgcccccaatccccaaaccccgcccccaatcccctggttctggactccccccaccatcgggaacatcctccctgcatctaccctgtctcgtcccgttaccaaaccccgcccccaatccccaaaccccgcccccaatccccaaaccccgcccccaatccccaaatcccgcccccaacccccaaaccccgcccccaatccccaaaccccgcccccaatcccctggttctggactccccccaccatcgggaacatcctccctgcatctcccctgtccagtcctgttagaatttgataagtctctgtgagattcccccttcatttgtctgaactccagtgaaaacaatcctaacctggtcaatctctcctcgtacatcagtcccgccatccccgggatcagcctgggaaaccttcgctgcaactccctcgagagcaagaacatccttcctcagaaaaggagacccaaactgcacacaatactccaggtgtggcctcaccaaggccctgtataatcgcaacaacacatccctcgctcctgtactcaaaacctctcgcaatgaaggccaacataccatctgccttctttactgcctgctgcacctgcatgcttaccctcagcgactggtacacaaggacacccaggtccctctgcacactcccctctcccaatttacacccaccaatggcagaaccctgaagaatattgataggcagagagatctgggtgtacaggtacacaggtcactgaaagtggcaatgcaggtggagaaggtagtcaagaaggcagacggcatgcttgccttcatcggccggggcattgagtttaaaaattggcaagtcatgttgcagctttatagaaccttagttaggccgcacttggaatatagtgttcaattctggtcgccacactaccagaaggatgtggaggctttggagagggtacagaaaagatttaccaggatgttgcctggtatggaaggcattagctatgaggagaggttggagaaacttggtttgttctcactggagcaacggaggttgaggggagacctgatagaagtctacaagattatgagggacatggacagagtggatagtcagaagcttttcccccagggtggaagagtcaattactaggggggcacaggtttaaggtgcgaggggcaaggtttaaaggagatgtacgaggcagattttttacacagagggtggtgggtgcctggaactcgctgccgggggagggagtggaagcagatacggtagtgagttttaaggggcatctggacaaatacatgaataggatgggaatggagggatacggtccccggaaggggagggggttttagttcagacggggcagcatggtcggtgcaggcttggaggggccgaagggcctgtttgattagatttgagttgatttattattatcacatgtattagcatacagtgaaaagtattgtttcttgcgcgctatacagacaaagcataccgttcatagagaaggaaaggagagggtgcagaatgtagtgttacagtcacagctagggtgtagagaaagatcaacttaatgcgaggtcggtccattcaaaagtctgacagcagcagcagggaagaagctgttcttgagtcggtcggtacgtgacctcagacttttgtatctttttccccgacggaagaaggtggaagagagaatgtccggggtgcgttggggggggtccttaattatgccggctgcttttccccgaggcagcgggaagtgtagacagagtcaatggatgggaggctgggtttgtgtgatggattgggctacattcacgaccttttgtagtttcttgcggccttgggcagagcaggagccccagaccgagctgtgatacaagcagaaagaatgctttctctggggcatctgtaaaagttggtgagagtcgtagctgacatacccaaatttccttagtcttctcctgtgttgtaattttctttgttctttgttctactgttCCTTTGCGTTcctctgttcttatgttctgtctctctctgcctctctctccagcccctGGGAGATGCGTGCGTTGGTAAGACAATGAAGGTGGAAATCGTCTTGACAAACCCGCTGCCAAAATCCCTGAAGAGCGTCGTGCTGCGGATCGAGGGACCTGGGCTGCAGCATCCCCGCAAGGTTGACATTGGGTGAGTGTCCAATACAGAGGGTGTGGGGTTATCTCTAACACGCCTGAGGAGAAGTCGCAAGGTGACGGGGGAAAATAATTCATCCCGTGTGAGAAAAAGAGCGCTGATTGGCTGACAAGTAGGAGGACTCTGATTGGCAGAGGCGAGTGCACCAgtggatggtgactgacagtcaaCTGCCGAGCGCTGCTTGAAATTGACATGGTCCCCGGAGGCTGCGGGGATGAGCGcatggggtgttggggggtggggggctgtccttggcagacaggaaggaCGGGTGCGCACGTTGCGCCTCTTTCAGCCGAACGAAACACGCGACAGCTCGTTCGCTGGTCCAGTCCTCTGGAGAGACGCGGTTTGACCCGTCAGCGGCGAATAATTCCCTGGCGTCTCTTACCCTGAAGTCTGAGAGGAGTTgtcgagggagggggagggggggtggttgctgCCGCTGCAATCTGGGATCCTCTGCAAGaggggtctgtctctctctctctaccgctcTCGCTAACGCccttctctcttccctcccccgcCGGTTTTTACAGGGACGTCCCCCGACACGCCACCATCACCGTCACCGAGAGCCTGGTGCCTTCTAAGCCTGGGCCGAGGAAGCTCATCGCCAGCCTGGACTCGCAGGAGTTGACCCAAGTCCACGGAGTGACGGAGGTGCTAGTGAAGGAGGGCTGAGGTGGACCAGGCCAGATGGggacgaggtgggggggggggggggcaggaggaggccaagaatTAGCCCTCTGAAGGACAAGTTTGACAGAAACCGTTCAGTATTTCGGGGACGAGGGAGGGGtttgaggtgggagggggagggggagggtgggggggggatgggggaggggacagtacgtcatttgtttatttattct is a genomic window containing:
- the LOC144490827 gene encoding protein-glutamine gamma-glutamyltransferase K-like; the encoded protein is VNSDKVYWQRQQDGTFQKVLVQKKAVGHKISTKAVGSDGREDITESYKFSEGTDEERIAVETACRHGSRPDTYADQWTASDVEVKVHTDDGIIMGSDFAVTISVANTGSECRSLTLYTQAVVMYYTGVAKGTFKKDKRDVLLEPREVKEVRLVFRDADYLEYLVDQAAMMFSVSGRVRETGQAIVNQHTFRLRTPDLRITPLGDACVGKTMKVEIVLTNPLPKSLKSVVLRIEGPGLQHPRKVDIGDVPRHATITVTESLVPSKPGPRKLIASLDSQELTQVHGVTEVLVKEG